From a region of the Vagococcus coleopterorum genome:
- the proC gene encoding pyrroline-5-carboxylate reductase, whose amino-acid sequence MKIGFIGAGNMAQAIIKGLVASETVTGDAIYLTTSTVEHSQEVAGQLGVHALASNEELAKTVDYLILAVKPGVIPTVLTDLSAILSTKDLPIISIAAGLTLADLANLVPTNPQQKFIRVMPNMNVTVRMGVSAITANTFVEEQETFTAQTIFDAVGSTYLIAEKDFRNFTSLAGCSPAYTYLFIDAMSRAGVKNGLPKALATKIATEAVMGSAALLSATEDETPWDLIDKVCSPGGTTVAGLVSLEEDAFTATVIRALDATIKRDEEMTK is encoded by the coding sequence ATGAAAATTGGGTTTATTGGAGCAGGTAACATGGCTCAAGCGATTATTAAAGGACTTGTAGCGTCAGAGACTGTTACTGGAGATGCTATTTATTTAACAACTAGCACTGTCGAACATAGTCAAGAAGTGGCTGGTCAATTAGGTGTACACGCTTTAGCCTCTAACGAGGAACTAGCTAAGACCGTTGATTATTTAATCTTAGCAGTCAAACCTGGTGTTATTCCAACTGTGCTAACTGACTTGTCAGCCATCTTATCAACAAAAGATCTGCCCATCATTTCGATTGCTGCTGGGCTAACATTAGCCGATTTAGCAAACTTAGTTCCAACCAATCCTCAACAAAAATTCATTCGTGTGATGCCTAATATGAATGTGACTGTCCGCATGGGTGTTTCAGCGATTACTGCAAATACGTTTGTCGAAGAACAAGAAACTTTCACTGCTCAAACTATTTTCGATGCTGTTGGTTCAACCTATTTAATTGCCGAAAAAGACTTCCGTAACTTCACCTCATTGGCAGGTTGTTCACCAGCTTATACTTACTTATTTATCGATGCCATGTCACGAGCTGGTGTTAAAAACGGCTTACCAAAAGCATTAGCCACTAAAATTGCGACGGAAGCTGTGATGGGAAGCGCCGCCTTACTTTCTGCGACAGAAGATGAGACGCCATGGGATTTAATTGATAAAGTTTGCTCACCTGGCGGAACGACCGTTGCTGGTTTAGTTTCTTTAGAAGAAGACGCTTTTACTGCAACTGTTATTCGTGCTCTTGATGCTACCATCAAACGTGATGAAGAAATGACAAAATAA
- a CDS encoding ABC transporter substrate-binding protein, translating into MKKTLLSLLTVGLAATVLVACAPGEKKEDVAKEIKTVRLGVMPSTDNIPFLMAHKAEMDKKAGINIELEVFKSGPDRDAAFQAGEVDGVISDLVGLALYKQGDMDVKTVAAPYDEFDLVSADESVKTVSDLKGKSVDFAELTGTAYAMDMMLKDVNMTMADIKVENIPPVPARLERLGAGQTAGAILPEPFVTIGKAKGMHVVQTTKDLGFNPFAIIFDTKFIEKNDDAIKGMMTAYNEASAYIKENDRSEFMDLFIKDVGFPEDMKDLIEVPDFGEIEAVKEADVTSALEWTIEKGLLTKEITAKDVMNNDFVK; encoded by the coding sequence ATGAAAAAAACATTATTAAGCTTACTAACAGTTGGCTTAGCTGCAACAGTTTTAGTCGCTTGTGCACCTGGAGAAAAGAAAGAAGACGTTGCTAAAGAAATTAAAACAGTTCGTTTAGGCGTGATGCCATCAACTGATAACATTCCATTTTTAATGGCTCATAAAGCTGAGATGGATAAAAAAGCAGGAATCAATATTGAACTTGAAGTATTTAAAAGTGGACCAGATCGTGATGCTGCTTTCCAAGCTGGCGAAGTCGATGGCGTGATTTCTGATTTAGTTGGGTTAGCTTTATACAAACAAGGGGATATGGACGTTAAAACAGTAGCTGCACCGTATGATGAATTTGATTTAGTTAGTGCTGATGAATCTGTAAAAACAGTTTCTGATTTAAAAGGTAAAAGCGTTGATTTCGCAGAATTAACAGGAACAGCTTACGCTATGGATATGATGTTAAAAGATGTTAATATGACAATGGCTGACATCAAAGTTGAAAATATTCCACCAGTACCAGCTCGTTTAGAACGTTTAGGGGCAGGTCAAACAGCTGGAGCGATTTTACCTGAACCATTCGTTACAATTGGTAAAGCTAAAGGCATGCACGTTGTGCAAACAACAAAAGACTTAGGTTTTAATCCTTTCGCGATTATCTTTGATACTAAATTTATCGAAAAAAATGATGATGCGATTAAAGGTATGATGACAGCTTACAATGAAGCTTCAGCATATATTAAAGAAAATGATCGTTCAGAATTTATGGATCTTTTCATTAAAGATGTTGGTTTCCCAGAAGATATGAAAGATTTAATCGAAGTACCTGACTTTGGTGAAATCGAAGCAGTTAAAGAAGCAGATGTGACGTCTGCCCTTGAGTGGACAATCGAAAAGGGATTGTTAACAAAAGAAATCACTGCTAAAGATGTTATGAACAATGACTTTGTTAAATAA
- a CDS encoding YfhO family protein, translating into MKEKLKRVLKTPYPYLAFFIPVIIMAIKYATLGIYWGSDRTLLASDAFSQFSNFHASFNNVLKGDQSIFYTWNSSLGLNYWALIAYYLGGIFTPLVFFFKNNQIPDVIYLLTLLKIGLAGLSFWVFSKRTYKLQSFTHVALAVSYALMSYVTVHAELIMWLDAFIYLPLVFLGLQRLMEEKKPLLLFISYFLLFVSNFYFGFMIGVLSFLYYFAKTIGQWERYKKTIPHYLITSLLAGGASMVMILPTVFDLQANGEGLNPLLMKKTEATGLFDFFIKNMIGVYDTTKYGSIPFIYIGLIPLVFCLFYFLSNRFPLKQKLLYGGIFAFITASFYFEPLNLFWHGFHFPNMFLFRYSFAFSFLVIVLAGYGMEAFTKKEAPKLIALSLSLMGIFAIVFAFNHTGQYEYLKWQNLAFTLIFLVLYLAGLLYYLRIRNVFGKVAPVYMRRFAFVLLLLMSLEASVNTHFILNGVKKDWNYPSRSLYSGPYKDYKEAVDHSKKEDNDFFYRMESLDSVSANDSINYGYHGLSQFSSIRNTNSAQLLNKLGFRSRGANANTRYENNTLMMDSLFGIKYNLSKNPPQKDGFTESYRNDTYKVNKNEHALGLGVLAPNSLADLTLKDNNVLGNQTDFINSLTGKTDLFYTQSTPKVVESNNVEQQKNDKGNIITYQEKEGNIGKKITFSVTVPAGRQAYLRLQPTDFNQIKSSTAEVSINGLRHKTQLKNNGEFYNLGNYLVATEITFTLELYGTPAVSLFEPTVIFLNLDNYHSAMKQLAEKRVDFTVTGRKATAEVNLEKDQLLMTTIPYDKGWTAYVDGKKTKTTDLDDALLTLPLKAGSHQIKLVFLPQGFLIGFSLFIICFILFSLYLYILRKQKNKP; encoded by the coding sequence ATGAAAGAAAAATTAAAGCGTGTTTTAAAAACACCTTATCCATACTTAGCATTTTTTATTCCCGTTATTATCATGGCAATCAAATATGCCACCCTTGGTATTTATTGGGGCAGTGATCGGACCTTATTAGCCAGCGATGCTTTTTCACAATTTTCAAATTTCCACGCTAGTTTTAATAACGTCTTAAAAGGGGACCAAAGTATTTTTTACACTTGGAACTCTTCCCTCGGTCTCAACTATTGGGCTTTGATTGCCTACTATTTAGGGGGGATTTTCACGCCGTTGGTTTTCTTCTTTAAAAACAATCAAATTCCAGATGTGATTTACTTATTAACCTTATTAAAAATTGGTTTAGCCGGCTTAAGCTTTTGGGTCTTTTCGAAGCGTACCTACAAACTGCAATCATTTACTCATGTAGCCTTAGCCGTTAGCTATGCTTTAATGTCTTATGTGACGGTTCATGCTGAATTAATCATGTGGTTGGACGCCTTTATATACTTACCACTTGTCTTTTTAGGCTTACAGCGTTTAATGGAAGAAAAAAAACCTTTACTTCTATTTATTAGTTACTTTTTGCTATTTGTATCTAACTTCTATTTTGGATTCATGATCGGCGTTCTGTCCTTCCTTTATTACTTCGCTAAAACAATTGGACAATGGGAGCGTTACAAAAAAACGATTCCTCATTATTTGATTACCTCATTATTAGCAGGTGGGGCTTCAATGGTCATGATTTTACCAACAGTTTTTGATTTACAAGCTAATGGAGAAGGGTTAAACCCTCTCCTAATGAAAAAAACCGAAGCAACTGGTCTCTTCGATTTCTTTATTAAAAATATGATTGGGGTCTACGACACAACTAAATATGGCTCAATTCCATTTATTTATATTGGTTTAATCCCACTTGTTTTCTGTCTTTTCTATTTCTTATCGAATCGTTTCCCACTGAAACAAAAACTTTTATACGGCGGTATCTTTGCTTTTATTACCGCTAGTTTCTACTTTGAGCCGCTAAACTTATTCTGGCATGGTTTCCACTTCCCTAATATGTTTTTATTCAGATATAGTTTTGCTTTTTCATTCTTAGTGATTGTTTTAGCCGGCTATGGCATGGAAGCATTCACTAAAAAAGAAGCCCCAAAATTAATTGCGCTGAGCCTTAGCTTGATGGGGATTTTCGCGATTGTCTTCGCCTTTAATCATACTGGCCAATACGAGTATTTAAAATGGCAAAACTTAGCTTTCACCTTAATCTTTTTAGTCCTTTACCTAGCTGGACTACTTTATTACTTACGTATTCGTAACGTCTTTGGAAAAGTGGCACCTGTCTATATGAGACGGTTTGCCTTTGTCTTGTTACTATTAATGTCTTTAGAAGCTAGTGTCAATACGCACTTTATTTTAAATGGCGTGAAAAAAGATTGGAACTATCCATCACGTAGTTTATATAGCGGACCTTACAAAGACTATAAAGAGGCAGTGGATCATTCTAAAAAAGAAGATAACGACTTCTTCTACCGCATGGAATCGCTAGACTCTGTTTCAGCCAACGACAGCATTAACTATGGCTATCATGGTCTAAGTCAGTTTTCATCTATCCGCAATACAAATAGTGCCCAATTGTTAAATAAACTTGGTTTCCGTTCTCGCGGTGCCAATGCTAATACTCGCTATGAAAATAACACCTTGATGATGGATTCTCTCTTTGGTATTAAATATAACTTATCAAAAAATCCCCCTCAAAAAGATGGCTTTACTGAAAGTTATCGCAATGACACTTACAAAGTTAACAAAAATGAACACGCCCTTGGTCTAGGCGTTTTAGCTCCAAACTCATTAGCCGATTTAACACTAAAAGATAACAATGTTCTTGGTAATCAAACAGACTTTATCAACAGCTTAACTGGTAAAACAGATTTATTCTATACGCAATCTACACCAAAAGTGGTTGAGTCGAATAATGTGGAACAGCAAAAAAATGACAAAGGGAATATTATTACTTACCAAGAAAAAGAAGGTAATATTGGCAAGAAAATTACTTTCTCTGTTACTGTTCCTGCTGGTCGTCAAGCTTACTTAAGGCTGCAGCCAACTGACTTTAATCAAATTAAGTCCTCAACAGCTGAAGTTAGTATTAACGGCTTACGACATAAGACCCAGTTAAAAAATAATGGTGAATTTTACAACCTAGGAAATTACTTAGTCGCTACGGAAATCACCTTTACATTAGAATTGTACGGAACACCTGCTGTTAGTCTATTTGAACCAACGGTAATTTTCTTAAACTTAGACAATTACCACTCAGCCATGAAGCAACTTGCTGAAAAACGTGTTGACTTTACAGTGACTGGTCGGAAAGCGACTGCTGAGGTCAACCTGGAAAAAGATCAACTTTTAATGACAACGATTCCCTATGATAAAGGTTGGACAGCCTATGTCGATGGTAAAAAAACTAAAACAACTGATTTAGATGATGCTTTACTAACATTACCGCTGAAAGCTGGTAGCCATCAAATCAAACTTGTCTTTTTACCCCAAGGTTTCTTAATTGGGTTTAGTTTATTCATTATCTGTTTTATTTTGTTCAGTCTGTATCTCTACATTTTAAGAAAACAAAAAAATAAGCCATAG
- a CDS encoding ABC transporter permease codes for MAEKKMKERLVGVLLGIIILHLLWWLISLALNMPSLPSPVVVYQNLPNLFKDQLGWHILVSLRRIFIGLAVALILGGGLGILMGRSKKANQILDPIIYLTYPIPKLALLPMIMLLFGLGETSKIILVILILFPQIVLSVRDAILEIPEHLYDVYEGLQITPWKKFTMITFPASLSAMLSTSRISLGTAISVLFFAENYGTKFGMGHLIMDYWLRMDYPAMYGAILVLSTIGFILFLLIDLIAYRFLKWK; via the coding sequence ATGGCAGAAAAGAAAATGAAAGAACGCTTAGTTGGCGTATTACTAGGTATTATTATTTTACATCTACTTTGGTGGTTAATTAGTTTAGCGTTAAATATGCCAAGTTTACCAAGTCCTGTAGTAGTCTATCAAAACTTACCTAACTTGTTCAAAGATCAATTAGGTTGGCACATCTTAGTGAGCTTGCGTCGCATCTTTATTGGATTAGCAGTTGCTCTAATTTTGGGTGGGGGACTAGGAATTTTAATGGGACGCTCGAAAAAAGCCAATCAAATTTTAGATCCCATTATTTATTTAACTTATCCTATCCCTAAACTAGCGCTGTTACCAATGATCATGTTGCTATTTGGTTTAGGTGAAACTTCGAAAATCATTTTAGTCATTTTGATTTTATTCCCACAAATTGTCTTATCCGTTCGTGATGCTATCTTGGAAATTCCGGAACATCTATATGATGTTTATGAAGGGTTACAAATTACACCGTGGAAAAAGTTTACGATGATTACCTTCCCAGCTAGTTTAAGTGCGATGTTAAGTACAAGCCGAATTTCTTTAGGGACAGCGATTAGTGTCTTATTCTTCGCTGAAAACTATGGAACGAAATTTGGGATGGGACATTTGATTATGGATTATTGGTTAAGAATGGATTATCCAGCAATGTACGGAGCGATTTTGGTCTTGAGTACAATTGGTTTTATTTTATTCTTATTGATTGATTTAATTGCTTACCGATTCTTGAAATGGAAATAA
- a CDS encoding KUP/HAK/KT family potassium transporter: MSLEKKDRRLDKFKLGGALVAMGVVYGDIGTSPLYVMKAIIEGNGGLAQVSENFIVGAVSLIVWTLTLLTTVKYVLIALRADNHGEGGIFSLYTLVRKYSRYLIIPAMIGGAALLADGILTPAVTITTAIEGLRGIPAFYDVFGNNQNIIIGITITIIIVLFMIQRFGTEKVGKAFGPAMLGWFTFLGAIGFYNFMDNPGVLRALNPYYAIQLLFSPENKAGLFILGSVFLATTGAEALYSDMGHVGRKNILGSWPYIKICLILNYFGQAAWILSVKDDAYYQSVEMLNPFFRMMPPSLSVFGVVFATIAAVIASQALISGSYTLVSEAVKLRLLPRFRIIYPTDHKGQLYIPAVNSMLLVTCIMVVLGFRTSAKMEAAYGLAITVTMLMTTVLLLFYLLQRRVPRIIAYSIFLFFGTIETIFFISSATKFFHGGFVAVLIALAILAIMFIWEKGSIIQERLSERVSLYDYTDQLSALSHDESIPLYQTNAVFLTDNLKGHKIGREIMYSILDKKPKRAKVYWFVNVVVTDEPYTKEYHVDMMDTDHIVNVQLRLGFRVNQDVNLYLRRIVYDLMEEGKLAKQPQKYTIYPGREVGDFCFVLIRSELSRKSDLSGFDRMIMQAKLAIKSVATSPARWFGLQFSDVVTEKVPMSIAGHKMHLKCDQLNQIQVHDFLSDSDDDEDQGELTEV; encoded by the coding sequence ATGAGTTTAGAAAAGAAAGATCGTCGTTTAGATAAGTTTAAACTAGGTGGCGCTTTAGTAGCCATGGGAGTTGTTTATGGAGATATTGGTACAAGTCCATTATATGTAATGAAAGCTATTATTGAAGGTAATGGCGGACTAGCCCAAGTGTCAGAAAACTTTATTGTCGGAGCGGTCTCATTGATTGTTTGGACATTGACACTGTTAACAACGGTTAAGTATGTCTTGATTGCCTTGCGTGCGGACAACCATGGTGAGGGTGGGATTTTCTCACTTTATACCTTAGTTAGAAAATATAGTCGTTATTTAATCATCCCAGCGATGATTGGTGGTGCGGCTTTGCTAGCTGATGGGATTTTAACACCAGCCGTGACAATCACCACAGCTATTGAAGGGTTGCGTGGGATTCCAGCCTTCTACGATGTTTTTGGCAATAATCAAAACATTATTATTGGCATTACAATAACCATTATTATCGTTTTATTTATGATCCAACGTTTCGGAACAGAAAAAGTTGGGAAAGCCTTTGGTCCAGCAATGTTAGGTTGGTTTACTTTCTTAGGTGCCATTGGTTTCTATAACTTTATGGATAACCCAGGCGTGTTAAGAGCCTTAAACCCTTATTATGCGATTCAATTATTATTCAGTCCTGAAAACAAAGCCGGCTTATTTATTTTAGGAAGTGTTTTCCTTGCGACGACAGGTGCAGAAGCATTGTATTCTGACATGGGACATGTTGGTCGTAAAAATATTTTAGGTAGTTGGCCATATATTAAAATTTGTTTGATTTTAAATTACTTCGGTCAAGCAGCCTGGATTCTATCAGTAAAAGATGATGCGTATTACCAAAGTGTGGAAATGTTAAACCCATTCTTCCGCATGATGCCACCGAGTTTATCAGTCTTTGGGGTAGTATTTGCGACAATTGCCGCAGTGATTGCCTCACAAGCATTAATTTCAGGCTCATACACATTAGTATCAGAAGCAGTTAAGTTAAGATTATTACCTAGATTTAGAATTATTTACCCAACGGATCACAAAGGACAACTTTATATTCCTGCGGTGAACTCAATGTTACTAGTCACTTGTATCATGGTTGTTTTAGGTTTTAGAACATCAGCGAAGATGGAAGCAGCTTATGGTTTAGCGATTACTGTGACAATGTTGATGACAACAGTTTTATTATTGTTCTACTTATTGCAACGTCGTGTTCCGCGAATTATTGCTTATAGCATTTTCTTATTCTTTGGAACGATTGAAACCATCTTCTTTATTTCTAGTGCGACTAAATTCTTCCACGGTGGTTTTGTGGCAGTCTTAATTGCTTTAGCGATCCTAGCGATTATGTTCATTTGGGAAAAAGGCTCAATTATCCAAGAGCGTTTATCAGAACGCGTGTCTTTATATGATTACACAGATCAATTAAGCGCCTTAAGTCATGATGAAAGCATTCCGTTATATCAAACAAATGCTGTCTTCTTAACAGATAATTTGAAAGGTCATAAAATTGGTCGCGAGATTATGTACTCAATTTTAGATAAAAAACCCAAACGTGCCAAAGTTTATTGGTTCGTTAACGTTGTAGTGACGGATGAACCTTACACGAAAGAGTATCATGTTGATATGATGGATACTGACCACATTGTCAATGTGCAATTACGTTTAGGTTTCCGTGTCAACCAAGATGTTAACTTATACTTACGCCGGATTGTCTACGATTTAATGGAAGAAGGTAAATTAGCGAAACAACCTCAGAAATATACCATTTATCCAGGCCGTGAAGTCGGCGATTTCTGCTTCGTCTTAATTCGCAGTGAACTATCACGCAAATCAGACTTATCAGGCTTCGACCGGATGATCATGCAAGCGAAGTTAGCCATTAAATCAGTGGCAACATCGCCAGCTCGTTGGTTTGGTTTACAATTTAGTGATGTGGTAACTGAAAAAGTACCGATGAGCATTGCTGGTCACAAAATGCATTTGAAATGTGATCAATTAAATCAAATTCAAGTTCATGACTTCTTATCTGATTCAGATGATGATGAGGATCAAGGAGAACTAACTGAAGTTTAA
- a CDS encoding ABC transporter ATP-binding protein, with amino-acid sequence MTLLNKNLDLQKISVEIGGKPILAEINASFEEGTIYTIVGQSGTGKTTLLKLISGLLPLSAGTMMIGDITFQPEQHMIGIVPQNYGLLPWQTAGQAVRAARKISQKKKAWSETDDTIVSQLFEDMAITAIQDKFPNQMSGGQQQRVSIARGLATDSDFLLLDEPFSALDAFSREQAQQLFLRTWQKKVRTTLFITHDVDEAILMGQKIIVMAGQPGTITKVIDNPLFDANQDLTTLREKPDFYQMVHSLRKELN; translated from the coding sequence ATGACTTTGTTAAATAAAAATTTAGACTTACAAAAAATCTCAGTTGAAATTGGCGGCAAACCAATTTTGGCTGAGATTAATGCGTCTTTTGAGGAAGGGACAATCTATACGATTGTCGGGCAGTCAGGTACCGGAAAAACAACTCTTCTAAAATTGATTAGCGGCTTGCTACCGTTATCAGCAGGCACAATGATGATTGGTGACATTACTTTTCAACCAGAGCAACACATGATAGGGATTGTTCCTCAAAACTATGGTTTATTGCCGTGGCAAACAGCTGGTCAAGCGGTGCGAGCTGCTAGAAAGATTAGCCAAAAGAAAAAAGCTTGGTCAGAAACTGATGATACAATTGTTAGTCAGCTGTTTGAAGATATGGCGATTACTGCCATTCAAGATAAGTTCCCTAATCAAATGAGTGGTGGGCAACAACAGCGTGTGTCGATTGCTCGTGGTTTGGCAACAGATAGTGACTTCTTATTATTAGATGAGCCATTCTCAGCATTAGATGCTTTCAGTCGCGAACAAGCGCAACAGTTATTTTTAAGAACATGGCAGAAAAAAGTTAGAACGACATTATTTATCACTCACGATGTGGATGAAGCCATTCTGATGGGTCAAAAAATTATTGTGATGGCAGGACAACCGGGAACAATTACCAAAGTCATTGACAATCCCTTGTTTGATGCCAATCAAGATTTAACTACTTTACGTGAGAAACCAGATTTCTATCAAATGGTTCACTCTTTGAGAAAGGAGTTAAACTAA
- the mprF gene encoding bifunctional lysylphosphatidylglycerol flippase/synthetase MprF, whose product MLDKLKQLLAVLKKYSGMLKALFLFSILLFVVNQMTGILQGMTWSELQTILFSQPKKRLLLMVVTGLVAVLPMMTYDWVTVEILAANGKKRLPRKHLLTSAWTTNTLNNLAGFGGVIGATLRARFYGGDGVSSKKTIATVSKVALFMLTGLSFLCLITVVDIYLFRTTNPFRNYWVWLLGGSLFAPAIIGFIYLNQQKLFKDFTTKRIIKLFLGSLGQWLGALISFLLIGQLLGVEVSSFTVYPLFIAATFIGMISMVPGGMGTFDVIMIVGLGTVGVSKELAVAWLLYYRIFYYLVPFLTGVYSFVHQMGSKVNEFFDGIPKLITQKAAHLILVGMVYFAGIMMILLSTIPNLSNISQIFQKLLPFSFNFLDQSLNMLVGFLLLGLARGVSNRVKKAYFPTMLVLAFCIFNTISRTFSWQLLIFYAFLVACLFLARKEFYRKQLVFSWESLAVDGALYGGLFILYSIVGYYASEKIGHGKTPANFLLFPSETVWIQGFAGLLLAAATIAILYDYLGGDEELGEAYQADKVSQFITQYGSNDYSHLFSLGDKQQFYYQPIAEAGVMFNFERKGSYYFVLGDPIGAEALIVEASQKMMEKADYLGFRLVFYGITDRYALILHDLGYDFMKVGEKGFVKLSDLPETTINDWQEADQMVGMLESGYRFETVKKPLSDDLMGQLEEISAEWLAGHEERYFSFGRFNREMVSQSNVGLVFDGENKLVGFISETLPQNKTEVGYSLMRYRDDVPDGIDHFLMTHLIQQAKSDQLSGVSLGLSPLVKVGEAKSSFFKERLINMLYTYSNPQASFKDTHQFKENYASEWQPRYLSFQKSTNSLFLIAQTYRLVVRNSGRKNSPIKEFYTNE is encoded by the coding sequence ATGTTAGATAAATTGAAACAGCTTTTGGCTGTCTTAAAGAAATATAGTGGCATGTTAAAAGCTTTGTTTTTATTCTCAATTCTGTTATTTGTTGTGAATCAAATGACTGGCATCCTGCAAGGGATGACCTGGAGTGAACTCCAAACAATCTTGTTTTCTCAGCCGAAAAAACGCTTATTATTAATGGTGGTGACTGGTTTAGTAGCGGTCTTGCCAATGATGACCTATGACTGGGTTACCGTTGAAATTTTAGCAGCAAACGGTAAAAAACGGTTACCGCGTAAACACTTACTAACATCAGCGTGGACAACTAATACGCTGAACAACTTAGCTGGTTTTGGTGGGGTTATTGGTGCCACATTACGTGCCCGTTTTTACGGAGGGGATGGCGTGAGTTCTAAGAAAACCATTGCGACTGTTTCAAAAGTAGCATTGTTTATGTTAACAGGGTTATCGTTCTTATGTTTAATTACGGTCGTTGATATTTATTTGTTCAGAACGACCAATCCATTCAGAAATTACTGGGTATGGTTGCTAGGCGGAAGTTTGTTTGCGCCAGCCATCATCGGTTTTATTTATTTAAATCAGCAAAAATTATTTAAAGACTTTACAACGAAACGTATTATCAAACTATTTTTAGGATCATTAGGCCAATGGTTAGGGGCTTTAATTAGCTTCTTGTTGATTGGTCAATTATTAGGAGTAGAAGTATCAAGCTTTACCGTCTACCCATTGTTTATCGCTGCAACCTTTATTGGGATGATTTCAATGGTGCCAGGTGGGATGGGGACCTTTGATGTCATCATGATTGTCGGTCTTGGGACAGTTGGAGTTTCAAAAGAACTAGCAGTGGCCTGGTTACTGTACTATCGTATTTTCTATTACTTAGTGCCATTCTTAACAGGTGTCTATAGTTTCGTTCATCAAATGGGATCGAAAGTAAATGAATTCTTTGATGGGATTCCCAAATTAATCACCCAAAAAGCAGCCCACTTAATATTAGTTGGCATGGTATATTTTGCTGGGATTATGATGATTTTATTATCAACGATTCCCAACTTATCAAATATTAGTCAGATTTTCCAAAAGTTACTTCCCTTCTCTTTTAACTTTTTAGATCAAAGCTTAAATATGTTGGTTGGTTTCTTACTATTAGGTTTAGCTCGTGGAGTCTCAAATCGCGTGAAGAAAGCTTACTTCCCAACGATGTTGGTGTTGGCATTCTGTATTTTCAATACCATTTCAAGAACCTTCTCGTGGCAGTTGCTAATTTTTTATGCCTTCTTAGTGGCTTGTTTATTCTTAGCGAGAAAAGAATTTTACCGGAAACAATTAGTTTTCAGTTGGGAATCCTTAGCAGTTGATGGTGCCTTATACGGTGGCTTGTTTATTCTGTATTCAATCGTCGGCTATTATGCGAGTGAAAAGATTGGTCATGGTAAGACGCCAGCTAATTTCTTGTTATTTCCATCAGAAACCGTTTGGATCCAAGGGTTTGCCGGTCTGTTATTAGCAGCCGCGACAATTGCCATTTTATATGATTATTTAGGTGGTGACGAAGAGCTTGGTGAAGCATATCAAGCTGATAAAGTGTCTCAATTTATTACGCAATATGGCAGCAATGATTACAGTCATTTGTTTAGCTTAGGTGATAAACAACAATTTTACTATCAACCAATTGCAGAAGCAGGTGTGATGTTCAACTTTGAGCGAAAAGGTAGTTATTATTTTGTTTTAGGTGATCCGATTGGAGCGGAAGCATTGATTGTTGAAGCCAGTCAAAAGATGATGGAAAAAGCTGATTACTTAGGTTTCCGTTTGGTCTTCTACGGCATTACCGATCGTTATGCCTTAATTCTTCACGACTTGGGCTATGACTTTATGAAAGTGGGAGAAAAAGGTTTCGTTAAGTTATCGGATCTACCGGAAACAACGATCAATGATTGGCAAGAAGCCGATCAAATGGTGGGTATGCTAGAGTCGGGTTATCGCTTTGAAACAGTTAAAAAACCATTATCTGATGATTTGATGGGACAACTAGAAGAAATCTCAGCTGAATGGTTAGCAGGTCATGAAGAGCGCTATTTTTCTTTCGGACGTTTTAATCGGGAGATGGTTTCTCAAAGCAATGTCGGTCTAGTCTTCGATGGTGAAAATAAATTAGTTGGTTTTATTAGTGAAACCTTACCTCAAAACAAGACAGAGGTTGGTTATAGTTTGATGCGTTATCGTGATGATGTGCCAGATGGCATTGATCACTTCTTAATGACACACTTAATCCAACAAGCAAAGTCTGATCAATTATCAGGAGTATCGCTGGGGCTATCGCCACTGGTAAAAGTGGGCGAAGCAAAATCGTCGTTCTTTAAAGAACGGTTAATCAACATGTTGTATACCTACAGTAATCCTCAAGCAAGCTTCAAAGATACCCATCAATTTAAAGAAAACTATGCATCGGAATGGCAACCACGTTACTTGTCGTTCCAGAAATCAACAAACAGCTTGTTTTTAATTGCACAAACGTATCGTTTAGTTGTTAGAAATAGTGGGCGAAAAAACAGTCCTATCAAGGAGTTTTATACAAATGAATAA